A section of the Aphelocoma coerulescens isolate FSJ_1873_10779 unplaced genomic scaffold, UR_Acoe_1.0 HiC_scaffold_60, whole genome shotgun sequence genome encodes:
- the LOC138102083 gene encoding serine/threonine-protein kinase pim-1-like — MPGRAMRPARPRPRAGLRPPRPRASRRGLASARLLPYWRWRRWAGISACLLGSTVSLWLRLARPRPRPRPRPRPLPGPAEETDGAAAPAASAASSPVRALPLGSAAPAPEPPVSPSKEATSGDTRPGAVEERPAAVSGPGPSADSRVSPAGNALQGLRERYLEGSLLGRGGFGSVFAATRLSDGAPVAIKWVPRTRIRHWGELPNGTSAPLEVVLLDKVSTGFPGVVQLLEWLELPSNVVLVMERPEQSQDLLHFIRARGFLSEEVARELFRQVLEAVRHCTSCGVLHRDLKPENILVDLATGQAKLIDFGCGTYLQDTAYTSFAGTPAYSPPEWTHFGWYYGEAATVWSLGIVLHQMVCGRHPFPKGRNISWGQLSLPERLSQDCKELIRWCLSLHSLDRPSLEDLSCDPWLQDIHHP, encoded by the exons atgccaggccgggccatgcgcccggcccgcccccggccccgggcggggctgcgccctccccgcccccgggcgtcccgccgcggtctcgcctccgcccggctcttgCCCTACTGGCGGTGGCGccgctgggcgggcatcagtgcctgcctcTTGGGCAGCACTGTTAGcctctggctccggctggcccggccccggccccggccccggccccggccccggcccctcccgggaCCCGCCGAGGAGACagacggcgcggccgctcccgccgcgtccGCGGCGTCTTCCCCGGTCCGAGCTCTTCCGCTCGGCagcgcggcccccgcccccgagccgccggtgtccCCTTCGAAAGAGGCAACATCTGGGGatacccggcccggggcggttgaggagCGCCCGGCGGCCGTttctggccccgggccgagcgctgacagcCGCGTCTCGCCGGCAGGGAATGCGCTGCAGGGCCTGAGGGAGCGCTACCTGgagggttcgctgctggggcgcggcggcttcggcagcgtcttcgcggccacgcggctctcggacggcgccccg gtggccatcaaatggGTGCCACGGACCCGCATCcgtcattggggcgagctg cccaacGGCACCAGCGCACCACTCGaggtcgtgctgctggacaaggtgtccaccGGCTTCCCTGGTGTGGTGCAGCTCCTCGAGTGGCTCGAGCTCCCCAGCAACGtggtgctggtgatggagcGGCCGGAGCAGTCTCAGGACCTGCTCCATTTCATTCGAGCGCGGGGCTTCCTGTCCGAGGAGGTGGCACGGGAGCTGTTCCGCCAggtcctggaggccgtgcggcactgcaccagctgcggggtccttcaCAGGGACCTGAAaccagagaacatcctggttgacctggccacGGGCCAGGCCAAATTGATTGACTTTGGCtgcggcacctacctgcaagacacagcctacaccagctttgcag GAACACCAGcgtacagccccccggaatggacccattttggctggtactacggcgaggcagctaccgtctggtccctgggcatcgtgctgcaccagatggtctgcgggcgGCACCCGTTCCCGAAGGGCCGGAACATCAGCTGGGGCCAGCTGTCGCTCCCAGAACGGCTCTCTCAAG ACTGCAAGGAACTGATCAGATGGTGTCTGTCCCTGCACTCCTTGGacaggccctcattagaagacctgtcgtGTGATCCTTGGCTGCAGGATATTCATCATCCAtag
- the LOC138101981 gene encoding olfactory receptor 14J1-like, translating to LHYGTLLGSRACAHMAAAAWASAFLTALLHTANTFSLPLCQGSALGQFLGEIPQFLKLSCSHCHLRELGLVVFSICLTFGSFVFLLFSYVQIFRAVLRIPSEQGWHKTFCTCLPHLAMVSLFLSTGFVACLKPPSRSSPSVDLALPVLYSVLPPALKSLIYSLRNQELKDALRKMMTGCFPEAKTCLFSAP from the coding sequence ctgcactacgggaccctcctgggcagcagagcttgtgctcacatggcagcagctgcctgggccagtgcctttctcactgctctgctgcacacggccaatacattttccctgcccctgtgccagggcagtgccctgggccagttcttgGGTGAAATCCCACAgttcctcaagctctcctgctcacactgccacCTCAGGGAACTCGGGCttgttgtgttttccatctgtttaacttttggttcatttgtgttccttcttttctcctatgtgcagatcttcagggctgtgctgaggatcccctctgagcagggatggcacaAAACCTTttgcacgtgcctccctcacctggccatggtctccctgttcctcagcactggctttgttgcctgcttgaagcccccctccagGTCCTCCCCATCCGtggacctggcactgccagttctgtactcggtgctgcctccagccctgaagtccctcatctacagcctgaggaaccaggagctcaaggatgccctgaggaaaatgatgactggATGCTTTCCAGAAGCAAAAACCTGCCTGTTTTCAGCTCCATAG